In Anopheles gambiae chromosome 2, idAnoGambNW_F1_1, whole genome shotgun sequence, a single window of DNA contains:
- the LOC5667114 gene encoding melatonin receptor type 1B: protein MDNLTAELSNFTAAPTADGFVGPVTAGQLAGAVMSTLLVQLVTAATSSSRTPTTSLPPPLPTAEEERDHYYDPKHTTGPTPPPAVGLNETEPNLWFVTSLALSSRSQQQQQQQQQQQQQHHQQHLHHTTTGSGSGSDSSTGLGEVSPVTLSTEWPRLARLLLLACLSVVGSIGNVFMISSVMIEDHLKKAGNAFIVNIALADLLITSVVMPASTIVLLAGIDNSDTEVCKFHWFLAACSFLVSILTLAMMAVENYLRLCTFQNERGWFNKTNTTAILLLIWAVACIASGMQFVYDIRFDYCNWRARQASIPHEAGVVGLIVLLPLLLTFITHIRIIVDVKRTMALPNFKPSLAYTWDLSLARTNFYSFLIFVVFWLPFCVIFAYGTARLVSNRVFYTTVWIGLSKSCFHNVIYCLTNRHFRSAYISLFNYCCCKTTVAVSRRQRADGGNRPTADVRVHIIPGYNMYSYTSPQRSGNCHGHWGKRDCHEL from the exons ATGGACAACCTTACGGCCGAGCTGTCAAACTTTACCGCCGCCCCCACGGCGGACGGGTTCGTGGGGCCAGTGACAGCCGGGCAGCTGGCTGGCGCCGTCATGTCAACGCTGCTGGTGCAGCTCGTAACGGCAGCAACAAGTAGTTCCCGGACACCGACAACCTCCTTACCGCCGCCCCTGCCCACTGCCGAGGAAGAGCGCGACCATTACTACGACCCGAAGCACACGACCGGACCCACGCCACCGCCGGCAGTGGGACTGAACGAGACCGAGCCTAATTTATGGTTCGTAACCTCGTTAGCTCTCTCTTCCCGatctcagcagcagcaacaacagcagcaacaacagcagcaacaacatcatcaacagcaTCTGCACCACACGACGACGGGAAGTGGCAGCGGAAGCGACAGCAGCACCGGGCTGGGAGAGGTTTCCCCCGTCACACTTTCCACCGAATGGCCGCGTCTCGCTCGATTACTGCTGCTAGCCTGCCTATCCGTCGTCGGCAGTATCGGCAACGTTTTCATGATATCGTCCGTTATGATAGAGGACCATCTGAAGAAAGCAG GCAATGCATTCATAGTGAACATAGCGCTCGCAGATTTACTTATCACTAGTGTAGTGATGCCAGCGTCCACCATCGTCCTGCTGGCTGGCATCGACAATTCCGACACGGAAGTATGCAAATTTCACTGGTTCTTAGCTGCTTGCTCGTTTTTGGTTAGCATTTTAACATTAGCC ATGATGGCGGTTGAGAACTATCTGCGCCTTTGCACGTTCCAGAATGAGCGCGGCTGGttcaacaaaaccaacacGACGGCGATCCTGCTGCTGATCTGGGCGGTGGCCTGCATCGCGTCCGGCATGCAGTTCGTGTACGACATCCGGTTCGACTACTGCAACTGGCGCGCCCGGCAGGCCAGCATCCCGCACGAGGCGGGCGTGGTCGGGCTGatcgtgctgctgccgctgctgctaacCTTCATCACGCACATCCGCATCATCGTGGACGTGAAGCGCACGATGGCGCTGCCCAACTTTAAGCCGAGCCTCGCCTACACCTGGGACCTGTCGCTCGCCCGCACCAACTTCTACAGCTTCCTCATCTTCGTCGTCTTTTGGCTGCCGTTCTGCGTCATCTTCGCGTACGGCACGGCCCGCCTCGTCTCGAACCGCGTGTTCTACACGACCGTCTGGATCGGGCTGTCCAAGTCCTGCTTTCACAACGTCATCTACTGTCTCACCAATCGGCACTTCCGCAGCGCCTACATCAGCCTGTTcaactactgctgctgcaagaCGACGGTGGCCGTCTCGCGGCGCCAGCGGGCGGACGGTGGCAACCGGCCGACGGCGGACGTGCGCGTCCACATCATACCCGGCTACAACATGTACTCGTACACCAGCCCGCAGCGCTCCGGCAACTGCCACGGCCACTGGGGCAAGCGGGACTGTCACGAGTTATGA